Proteins encoded within one genomic window of Panacibacter microcysteis:
- a CDS encoding M57 family metalloprotease, which yields MKMNVRSALACAALSTALFSCQKQDKTPAATANQIPSEVIAQIAAKGFNTEGVVAANGGYVVEGDIFLSTNDLKNLNLGPDLRVGEEEQYHTTNLVKNLPRTITISVEGLEPIWAQATDIAIARYNALGLRLTFQRITSGGNIVVIGADLGGDGVLGRSSGFPTTAGDPASPITLNNRPGTFGSNPDVNWLATVVAHEIGHTIGFRHTDYKNRKYSCGGIRYNEGKAGVGAIWIPGTPTGPQDPYSWMLACTDGTDRPFNANDVIALNYLYK from the coding sequence ATGAAAATGAATGTTAGATCTGCTTTAGCATGTGCTGCACTCAGCACAGCTTTATTTTCCTGCCAGAAACAAGACAAAACACCTGCTGCAACTGCAAACCAGATTCCTTCTGAAGTAATTGCACAGATTGCTGCAAAAGGATTTAATACAGAAGGCGTAGTTGCTGCAAATGGTGGTTATGTAGTAGAAGGCGATATCTTCCTTTCAACGAACGATCTTAAAAATCTGAACCTCGGTCCGGATTTAAGGGTTGGCGAAGAAGAGCAGTATCACACTACTAACCTGGTGAAAAATCTGCCAAGAACAATTACTATCTCTGTAGAAGGTTTAGAGCCAATTTGGGCGCAGGCTACAGATATAGCTATTGCGCGTTACAATGCATTAGGCTTACGTCTTACATTCCAGCGCATCACTAGCGGTGGAAACATCGTTGTAATTGGTGCGGATTTAGGCGGTGATGGCGTTTTGGGCCGTTCTTCCGGTTTTCCAACTACAGCAGGCGATCCTGCTTCTCCAATTACATTGAACAACCGTCCTGGTACATTTGGTTCAAATCCTGATGTTAACTGGCTTGCAACAGTTGTAGCGCATGAAATTGGTCATACAATTGGTTTCCGTCACACAGACTATAAAAACCGTAAATATAGCTGCGGTGGTATCCGTTACAACGAAGGCAAAGCAGGTGTAGGTGCCATCTGGATTCCTGGTACACCAACTGGTCCTCAGGATCCTTATAGCTGGATGCTTGCATGTACAGATGGTACAGACCGTCCTTTCAATGCAAACGATGTTATTGCATTAAACTACCTATACAAATAA
- a CDS encoding DHH family phosphoesterase, which yields MQEVKFVYPLLEEQKRVVITTHQKPDGDAMGAALGLYHFLSQLNHHVTVISPTNWANFLDWMPGCDKVLDFENDRELASKIISEADVLFCLDFNILHRTKNLEPVLAAASCLKVLIDHHQQPQVEVFDYGISNVHKSSTCEMVFDFIDASPFSTLLNKDIATCLFTGIMTDTGSFRFSSTTAEVHRVIAVLKETGIDHTEIYEHIYDNFSESRLRFIGNALLNRLEVLYEYNAAVMAIPKKDLVKYEIKTGDTEGLVNYLLTMEGIKLGALLIDRTEERKWSFRSKGDFDVNVFARLHFEGGGHRNAAGGRSSESLEENVQKFKTVIKEYEQQLQ from the coding sequence ATGCAAGAGGTAAAATTTGTATATCCATTATTAGAAGAGCAAAAGCGGGTTGTAATAACAACGCACCAGAAGCCAGACGGTGATGCAATGGGCGCAGCGCTGGGGCTTTATCATTTTTTGAGCCAGCTTAACCACCATGTTACGGTTATATCTCCCACCAACTGGGCCAATTTCCTCGACTGGATGCCGGGCTGCGATAAAGTGCTGGATTTTGAGAATGACCGTGAACTTGCATCAAAGATCATCAGCGAGGCAGACGTGTTATTCTGTCTCGATTTCAATATTCTGCACCGTACCAAAAACCTGGAACCGGTACTTGCAGCAGCGTCCTGCCTTAAAGTGCTGATAGACCATCACCAGCAGCCACAGGTTGAGGTTTTTGATTATGGCATCAGTAATGTACACAAAAGTTCTACCTGCGAGATGGTTTTTGATTTTATTGATGCATCTCCATTCAGCACACTGCTCAATAAAGATATAGCTACCTGTCTTTTTACAGGAATTATGACAGATACCGGATCTTTCCGTTTTTCTTCCACAACGGCCGAGGTTCACCGTGTAATTGCCGTATTGAAAGAAACCGGCATAGATCATACAGAGATATACGAACATATCTACGACAACTTTTCTGAAAGCCGTTTACGCTTTATTGGTAATGCGCTTTTAAACAGGCTGGAGGTTTTATACGAGTATAATGCCGCTGTAATGGCCATTCCTAAAAAGGATCTCGTTAAATATGAAATAAAAACAGGCGATACAGAAGGACTGGTAAACTATCTCCTTACAATGGAAGGCATAAAGCTCGGTGCCCTGTTAATCGACAGAACGGAAGAGCGGAAATGGAGTTTCAGGAGTAAAGGAGACTTTGATGTGAATGTGTTTGCCAGGCTGCATTTTGAGGGTGGTGGTCACCGGAATGCCGCAGGCGGGCGCAGCAGTGAAAGCCTTGAAGAGAACGTACAAAAATTTAAAACTGTTATTAAGGAATACGAACAACAATTACAATAA
- the ftsY gene encoding signal recognition particle-docking protein FtsY, which yields MSFFGKLFGKKEKESLDEGLQKTKEGFLSKITKAIAGKSTVDEEVLDNLEEALVTADVGIDTTLAIIDRVEKRVARDKYVSTGELNKLLQEEIENVLVDASDDKHKNFDIPAGKKPYVILVVGVNGVGKTTTIGKLAYNYKQAGKSVMLGAADTFRAAAVDQLTIWSERVGVPIVKQAMGSDPSAVAFDAVQSAVSKNADVVIIDTAGRLHNKLHLMDELTKIRRSISKIIPDAPHEVLLILDGSTGQNALEQAKHFTAATDVTAMIITKLDGTAKGGVVLAIANQFSIPVKYIGVGEKITDLIVFDKHEFVDSLFNLTR from the coding sequence ATGAGTTTTTTCGGAAAATTATTCGGCAAAAAGGAAAAGGAAAGTTTAGACGAAGGTTTGCAAAAAACCAAGGAGGGTTTTCTTTCTAAGATAACCAAAGCAATTGCAGGTAAAAGTACCGTAGATGAAGAAGTGCTCGACAATCTTGAAGAAGCACTCGTTACAGCCGATGTTGGTATAGATACCACGCTGGCTATTATTGATCGTGTGGAAAAACGCGTGGCACGTGATAAATACGTGAGTACCGGCGAACTGAATAAACTGCTGCAGGAAGAAATAGAGAATGTTCTTGTAGATGCTTCTGATGACAAGCACAAAAACTTTGATATACCGGCAGGTAAAAAGCCGTATGTAATTCTTGTGGTTGGGGTAAATGGTGTTGGTAAAACCACTACAATTGGAAAGCTGGCATACAATTATAAACAGGCCGGTAAATCTGTAATGCTTGGTGCTGCAGATACATTTCGTGCTGCGGCGGTTGACCAGCTTACCATATGGAGCGAAAGGGTAGGAGTGCCGATCGTAAAGCAGGCTATGGGCAGCGACCCGAGTGCAGTGGCTTTTGATGCAGTTCAAAGTGCAGTGTCAAAGAATGCAGATGTGGTAATTATAGATACCGCCGGGCGCTTACACAACAAACTTCATTTGATGGATGAGCTTACAAAGATCCGTCGCTCAATAAGTAAAATTATACCAGATGCACCACACGAAGTATTGCTGATACTGGACGGCTCTACAGGCCAGAATGCATTAGAGCAGGCCAAACACTTTACTGCAGCCACAGATGTGACTGCCATGATTATTACAAAGCTTGATGGCACCGCCAAGGGTGGTGTAGTGCTTGCAATTGCCAATCAATTCAGCATTCCAGTAAAGTATATTGGTGTTGGAGAAAAAATAACTGATCTCATCGTTTTTGATAAGCATGAATTTGTAGACTCTTTGTTTAATCTGACGAGATAA
- a CDS encoding aspartate kinase gives MKVFKFGGASVNSVERIQNVKEIIKSYSDEQLMIIISAMGKTTNALEKVVEAFYAGHKEEALQLFDGIKKQHVTTAKYLLVTHYNACIEQLNSFFTEVEWLMHDKPVRAFDYYYDQVVCVGELLSTCLVSYYLNEMQVANTWLDVRDIIRTDDNFRDATIDWEYTARKVDELKAQYFHNMQAAQSSSVLTADDANYTPGIVITQGFIGSTDENESTTLGREGSDFTAAIFANLLNAESQTIWKDVEAVMSADPKQFPDAEIIHELSFDEVIEMAYYGAQIIHPKTIKPLQNKGIPLHVKSFIDPSLPGTVIYKKQPRHLPPIIIIKKQQALMHLHSQDFSFVGEKPIIRLYEYFASNKIRPNLIQTGAISLQVCLDDKPEKIDHLAAEAGAIFDVQVEKGLSLLTIRHYTTMLIEKMTAGKEIVLQQQDKQTIQVLYRD, from the coding sequence ATGAAAGTTTTCAAATTCGGTGGTGCAAGTGTGAACAGTGTAGAAAGAATTCAAAATGTAAAGGAGATTATCAAAAGCTACAGCGATGAGCAACTGATGATTATTATTTCTGCCATGGGTAAAACCACCAATGCGCTGGAAAAAGTGGTGGAAGCATTCTACGCCGGCCACAAAGAAGAAGCTCTGCAACTTTTCGATGGCATCAAAAAACAACACGTAACCACTGCAAAATATCTATTGGTTACACATTACAACGCCTGTATTGAACAGCTAAACAGCTTTTTTACCGAAGTTGAATGGTTAATGCATGATAAACCGGTAAGAGCATTTGATTATTACTATGACCAGGTGGTGTGCGTGGGCGAATTACTCAGTACCTGCCTTGTGAGTTATTACCTCAACGAAATGCAAGTGGCCAATACCTGGCTCGATGTAAGAGATATCATTAGGACCGATGATAATTTTCGCGATGCCACCATAGACTGGGAATACACAGCCCGGAAAGTAGACGAACTAAAGGCACAATATTTCCATAACATGCAGGCGGCTCAATCTTCGTCGGTTCTTACGGCAGACGATGCCAACTATACACCGGGCATTGTGATAACGCAGGGTTTTATCGGCTCCACCGATGAAAATGAGAGCACCACGCTGGGCAGGGAAGGAAGCGATTTTACAGCAGCCATTTTTGCCAACCTGCTCAATGCAGAAAGCCAAACGATCTGGAAAGATGTGGAAGCCGTAATGAGCGCAGACCCCAAGCAATTCCCCGATGCTGAGATTATACACGAGTTAAGCTTCGATGAAGTGATAGAAATGGCCTACTATGGGGCACAGATCATTCATCCTAAAACCATCAAGCCACTACAGAATAAAGGTATACCGCTACATGTAAAGAGTTTTATAGATCCGTCTCTGCCGGGCACTGTTATCTACAAAAAACAACCGAGGCACCTGCCACCCATTATCATAATCAAAAAACAACAGGCGCTGATGCACCTGCACAGCCAGGATTTTTCTTTTGTGGGCGAAAAACCGATTATTCGTTTGTATGAATATTTTGCATCCAATAAAATTCGGCCCAATCTTATACAGACCGGGGCAATAAGCCTGCAGGTTTGCCTGGACGATAAGCCCGAAAAGATAGACCACCTTGCCGCCGAAGCAGGCGCCATCTTTGATGTGCAGGTTGAAAAAGGATTAAGCCTGTTAACGATCCGCCATTATACAACGATGCTGATCGAAAAAATGACTGCAGGTAAAGAAATTGTATTACAACAGCAGGACAAACAAACCATACAGGTTTTATACAGGGACTGA
- a CDS encoding EVE domain-containing protein, whose protein sequence is MAYWLVKSEPFKYSWEQFEKDKQTFWDGVRNYAARNNLRSMKKGEEVLFYHSNEGLAIVGIAKVSKEAYQDPTTEEDAWVVVDLKPYKKIKKPVTLEQVKADPRLKDMALVRLGRLSVQPVTDDEWNIIMELGGMK, encoded by the coding sequence ATGGCATACTGGCTTGTAAAAAGTGAACCATTCAAATACAGTTGGGAGCAGTTTGAAAAAGATAAACAAACATTTTGGGATGGTGTAAGAAACTACGCAGCACGCAATAACCTTCGATCCATGAAGAAAGGAGAGGAGGTTTTATTCTATCATAGTAATGAAGGCCTTGCAATTGTTGGTATTGCAAAGGTTTCAAAAGAAGCTTACCAGGATCCCACAACAGAGGAAGATGCATGGGTGGTGGTAGATTTAAAGCCCTACAAAAAAATCAAAAAGCCTGTAACGCTTGAGCAGGTGAAAGCAGATCCCCGTTTAAAAGATATGGCCCTTGTACGTCTCGGCAGATTAAGTGTACAACCTGTTACAGATGATGAATGGAACATCATTATGGAACTTGGCGGCATGAAATAA
- the fbp gene encoding class 1 fructose-bisphosphatase yields the protein MALTRKILTLDEFTIQQYRTIPNATGELSSLLRDIGLAAKRVNVEVNKAGLADILGYDGSRNIQGEEVMKLDVFANNQFMSVLKNGISCAGCASEEMDDIVVFDDEISNNSKYVVMFDPVDGSNNIDVNISIGTIFGVYRRKSKPGTPCTIDDFLQPGINQVAAGYIVYGSSTMLVYATRRGVNGFTLDPSIGEFCLSHPGITCPEHGKIYSVNHGNFFQYEDFVKQYIAGCQQKNETNGGPYSQRYFGSMVADLHRNLIKGGIFMYPATADNRNGKLRLQYECNPFAFIIEVAGGKATNGKERILDIQPTALHQRTPIFIGSKAMLEELESFCA from the coding sequence ATGGCACTAACCAGGAAGATACTTACACTAGATGAGTTTACCATTCAGCAATACCGCACCATACCCAATGCAACAGGCGAACTCAGCAGCCTGTTACGAGATATCGGCCTTGCCGCCAAACGTGTAAATGTTGAAGTAAATAAAGCAGGCCTTGCAGATATATTGGGTTATGACGGCAGCCGCAACATCCAGGGCGAGGAAGTGATGAAGCTGGATGTTTTCGCCAATAACCAGTTTATGAGTGTACTTAAAAACGGCATAAGCTGTGCCGGTTGTGCCAGTGAAGAGATGGATGACATTGTGGTGTTCGATGATGAAATAAGCAACAACAGTAAGTACGTGGTCATGTTCGATCCCGTTGATGGCAGTAATAACATCGACGTAAATATTTCTATCGGTACCATCTTTGGTGTGTACCGCCGTAAAAGCAAACCGGGCACGCCATGTACCATCGATGATTTCCTGCAGCCCGGCATTAACCAGGTAGCTGCAGGTTATATTGTCTACGGCTCATCAACCATGCTGGTATATGCCACACGCCGGGGCGTAAATGGTTTTACACTCGACCCCTCTATCGGTGAGTTCTGCCTGAGTCATCCCGGCATTACATGTCCGGAACATGGAAAAATCTATTCCGTTAACCATGGCAATTTTTTTCAATACGAGGATTTTGTAAAACAATATATTGCCGGGTGCCAGCAGAAAAACGAGACCAATGGTGGCCCTTATTCGCAGCGTTATTTTGGCAGTATGGTGGCAGATCTGCATCGCAACCTTATAAAAGGTGGCATTTTCATGTACCCGGCCACGGCCGATAACCGCAACGGTAAACTGCGTTTACAGTATGAGTGCAACCCGTTTGCTTTTATTATTGAGGTGGCTGGTGGTAAAGCAACAAATGGTAAAGAACGTATTCTCGATATACAACCCACCGCATTACACCAGCGCACGCCCATATTTATTGGCAGTAAGGCCATGCTTGAAGAACTGGAAAGCTTTTGCGCGTAA
- a CDS encoding DUF4295 domain-containing protein: protein MAKAASKNAKVKDAKAAAEAKNWTKVIRAVRSSKSGAYTFKEVIVHKDKVKDFLAGK, encoded by the coding sequence ATGGCAAAAGCAGCTTCAAAAAACGCGAAGGTTAAAGATGCTAAAGCAGCAGCAGAAGCAAAGAACTGGACCAAAGTAATCCGGGCTGTACGCAGCTCAAAGTCTGGTGCTTATACTTTTAAAGAAGTAATCGTTCACAAAGACAAAGTGAAAGATTTCCTGGCTGGTAAATAA
- a CDS encoding SIR2 family NAD-dependent protein deacylase, with amino-acid sequence MSKKKLVVLTGAGISAESGLRTFRDSDGLWEGYNIEDVATPRAWKRNPQLVLDFYNYRRRDVAKAQPNAGHLGLAALENDFDVHIITQNIDDLHERAGSTKVLHLHGEIFKMRSEKRMSPVYEIRNDIRRGDLDEDGGQMRPHIVWFEEPVPMIEIAAAITAEAEIFVVVGTSLVVYPAAGLVHYAPDRAPKFIVDKKIPYLSSSQNLTAIELPATTGVKVLQEKLMALR; translated from the coding sequence ATGTCTAAAAAGAAACTGGTGGTGCTTACGGGTGCCGGTATAAGTGCAGAAAGTGGCCTCAGAACTTTTCGCGACAGCGATGGTTTGTGGGAGGGCTATAACATTGAAGATGTGGCCACACCGCGGGCATGGAAACGTAACCCGCAACTGGTGCTGGACTTCTATAATTACAGGAGGAGGGATGTTGCAAAGGCGCAACCTAATGCCGGCCACCTTGGACTTGCTGCGCTGGAAAATGATTTTGACGTGCACATTATAACACAGAACATCGACGACCTGCATGAGCGTGCAGGCTCTACTAAGGTATTGCACCTCCACGGCGAAATATTTAAAATGCGCAGCGAAAAAAGAATGAGCCCGGTATATGAAATACGCAATGATATAAGGCGTGGTGACCTTGACGAAGATGGCGGACAAATGCGACCTCATATTGTATGGTTTGAAGAGCCTGTGCCCATGATCGAGATTGCAGCGGCTATAACCGCGGAGGCTGAAATATTTGTGGTGGTGGGTACTTCGCTTGTTGTATACCCTGCGGCTGGTCTGGTGCATTATGCACCCGATCGTGCACCGAAATTTATTGTAGATAAAAAAATACCTTACTTGTCTTCTTCGCAAAACCTTACTGCTATTGAACTGCCGGCTACAACAGGCGTAAAGGTATTACAGGAAAAACTAATGGCTTTGCGGTAG
- the rpmG gene encoding 50S ribosomal protein L33: MAKKGNRVQVILECTEHKTSGQPGTSRYITKKNKKNTPERLELKKYNPILKKVTVHKEIK; encoded by the coding sequence ATGGCAAAGAAAGGCAACAGGGTTCAGGTTATTCTCGAATGTACCGAGCATAAAACCAGTGGTCAACCGGGCACAAGCCGCTACATCACCAAAAAGAACAAAAAGAATACTCCCGAAAGACTGGAGTTGAAGAAGTACAATCCTATTTTGAAAAAAGTTACCGTTCATAAAGAAATTAAATAG
- a CDS encoding cupin domain-containing protein — MNRYHIPLNEAITALQKETGKKFAVLMQHGTMSVEYFAPYKTDTQTPHTQDELYIIVAGSGTFFRNCERIKFSKGDVLFVPAGMEHRFENFTEDFATWVIFYGRQGGEATIL; from the coding sequence ATGAACCGTTATCATATACCACTCAATGAAGCCATAACGGCATTGCAAAAAGAAACGGGCAAAAAGTTTGCTGTGCTTATGCAACACGGCACTATGAGTGTTGAGTACTTTGCGCCGTATAAAACAGACACACAAACGCCCCATACACAGGACGAGCTGTATATTATTGTTGCCGGTTCTGGAACATTTTTTAGAAATTGCGAACGCATTAAGTTCAGTAAAGGTGATGTCTTGTTTGTGCCAGCCGGCATGGAACACCGATTCGAAAACTTTACAGAAGATTTTGCCACCTGGGTAATCTTTTATGGCAGGCAGGGTGGTGAAGCAACCATTCTATAA
- the rpmB gene encoding 50S ribosomal protein L28: protein MARVCQVTGKKPIGGHSVSHSNIKTKRRFLPNLQTKRFYFAEEDRWVTLKLSTDALRTINKNGLATVIKEMRAAGAKI from the coding sequence ATGGCAAGAGTATGTCAGGTTACAGGTAAGAAGCCAATAGGCGGTCACAGTGTTTCTCACTCAAACATTAAGACCAAGCGTCGTTTTTTACCAAATTTACAGACGAAGCGTTTCTACTTTGCAGAAGAAGATCGCTGGGTTACATTGAAGCTTTCTACAGATGCATTAAGAACCATCAATAAAAACGGTCTTGCAACTGTAATAAAAGAAATGAGAGCAGCAGGTGCTAAAATCTAA
- a CDS encoding FKBP-type peptidyl-prolyl cis-trans isomerase — protein sequence MKKIMFVAAAAIAMASCGVDYQKTASGLVYKIYEGKGGDSAKPGNYVKCNVQVFLTDRTGKEDSVLTPQSDFPNYLPCDTSKRAEASFMEIIPKLREGDSAVINVSVDTLKSKRLINPADSVVFVKGSNIQYRVKVTRVFKEEKDVMADYEKETKLEEARQTKQVEDYIAGKGLKDKAKKTPHGAYVVVDNAGDAALKADSGKQASIKYKGYLMSDNSKIFDTNMDSSKGHTDPIDVVVGQSMVIPGWHDALPFFGKGGSGKILIPSFLGYGPQGRQPEILPNTNLIFDIEVLDVKDAPPMPERRMPGQMPQ from the coding sequence ATGAAAAAAATCATGTTTGTTGCTGCGGCAGCAATAGCTATGGCTTCATGCGGTGTGGATTATCAAAAAACTGCATCTGGCCTTGTGTACAAAATTTATGAGGGAAAAGGTGGCGATTCTGCCAAACCCGGCAACTACGTAAAATGCAATGTGCAGGTATTTTTGACTGACAGAACAGGGAAAGAAGATTCTGTGCTTACGCCACAATCCGATTTTCCAAATTACCTGCCTTGCGATACCAGCAAAAGAGCAGAAGCGTCTTTCATGGAGATCATACCCAAACTGCGCGAAGGTGACAGTGCTGTAATTAACGTAAGTGTTGATACGCTTAAGTCGAAAAGACTTATCAACCCTGCAGACAGTGTTGTTTTTGTGAAAGGCAGCAATATCCAGTACAGGGTTAAGGTTACCAGGGTTTTCAAAGAAGAGAAAGATGTGATGGCAGATTATGAAAAGGAAACCAAACTGGAAGAAGCCCGCCAGACAAAACAGGTGGAAGATTACATTGCAGGTAAAGGCCTGAAGGATAAAGCAAAAAAGACACCGCACGGCGCCTATGTTGTAGTAGATAATGCCGGCGATGCAGCTTTAAAAGCTGATTCGGGCAAACAGGCCTCCATTAAGTACAAGGGTTACCTGATGAGCGATAACAGCAAAATCTTTGATACAAACATGGATTCATCCAAAGGACATACAGACCCGATTGATGTAGTGGTTGGACAAAGTATGGTGATACCGGGATGGCATGATGCGTTGCCATTTTTCGGGAAAGGTGGTTCAGGAAAAATATTGATACCATCATTCCTTGGTTATGGTCCACAGGGAAGACAGCCGGAGATACTGCCCAATACAAACCTGATTTTTGATATAGAAGTGCTTGATGTAAAAGATGCACCACCTATGCCTGAAAGAAGAATGCCGGGCCAGATGCCGCAATAA
- a CDS encoding DUF4349 domain-containing protein, which yields MKKQFFYAFCVAAIAMSCTRNEQEMTSDLIQSDRGNKELAAPGTVSADTTVIPTMNINDGREVLQSGNPLIDWDKKIIKNAHVTLELKDYNAYNAALHNKLKSYGAYVAQEQQTQSDDQIANILSVKVPVDKFDDLMNSLSGDGIKVLEKTVSTEDVTGQVVDTRARIEAKKEIRARYIELLKQSKSMKDILEVQREINGIQEDIESATGRVSYLTNSSSYSTINLRYYQFLNGADEQTLQPGFMSKIADAFKNGGSLVSGILLFLVSIWPLLAGGLLVFIYWKKLRVKKQVAHVPTLNPNAQVSDTTGA from the coding sequence ATGAAGAAGCAATTTTTCTATGCATTTTGCGTAGCCGCTATCGCTATGTCTTGTACCCGCAATGAACAAGAAATGACTTCGGATCTTATTCAGTCAGATAGAGGTAATAAAGAACTTGCAGCGCCGGGTACGGTATCAGCAGATACAACTGTTATTCCCACTATGAATATTAATGATGGTAGAGAGGTTTTGCAATCTGGAAATCCGCTGATAGATTGGGATAAGAAGATTATCAAGAATGCACACGTTACACTTGAACTGAAAGACTATAACGCTTATAATGCAGCCTTGCATAACAAACTCAAGAGCTATGGAGCATACGTAGCGCAGGAACAGCAAACTCAATCTGACGATCAAATTGCAAATATTTTGTCAGTAAAAGTTCCTGTAGATAAGTTTGATGATTTAATGAATTCCTTATCAGGTGATGGCATTAAAGTATTGGAAAAAACAGTTTCCACAGAAGATGTTACAGGGCAGGTAGTTGATACCAGGGCCAGAATAGAAGCGAAGAAGGAAATAAGGGCCCGGTATATCGAACTACTGAAGCAATCAAAAAGTATGAAAGATATTCTGGAAGTTCAACGAGAGATTAATGGTATCCAGGAAGATATAGAGTCTGCAACCGGCAGAGTTAGCTACCTGACCAATTCTTCATCTTACAGTACGATCAACCTGCGCTATTATCAATTTCTAAATGGTGCTGATGAGCAGACATTGCAACCAGGATTTATGTCGAAAATAGCAGACGCTTTCAAAAACGGAGGTAGTTTGGTAAGCGGTATATTGTTGTTTCTTGTCTCAATATGGCCACTGTTAGCAGGCGGACTGTTAGTATTTATATATTGGAAAAAACTGCGAGTGAAAAAGCAGGTGGCACACGTGCCGACGCTTAATCCGAACGCACAAGTGAGTGACACAACAGGCGCTTAA
- a CDS encoding M57 family metalloprotease has product MKILKSVLACAALSTALFSCQKDAAVKSDSSIPSDVMNQIRAHGFSTDGVIAQADGYVVEGDVFLSYKDLSRTPLTETQMRIAEVEQYHTTNLITGLPRVIKISVRNLDPVWTVALDSAVARYNALGMRLRFKRVAGIAKSDIDLIGADLGGGGVLGRSSGFPDVNGDTPDTITINNRAGTFGTNPSVQWLTTIVAHEIGHTIGFRHTDYANRNYSCGFSFPRNEGDAGVGAIWIPGTPTAPQDPGSWMLACTDGTDRPFNVNDIIALNYLYL; this is encoded by the coding sequence ATGAAAATCTTGAAATCGGTTCTGGCTTGTGCTGCATTGAGCACGGCATTATTCTCCTGCCAAAAAGATGCAGCAGTAAAATCAGATTCATCAATCCCCTCCGATGTAATGAATCAAATCAGGGCACATGGCTTTAGCACAGACGGTGTTATTGCACAGGCTGATGGTTATGTAGTGGAAGGTGACGTATTCTTATCTTACAAAGATTTGTCACGTACACCGTTGACTGAAACACAAATGCGTATTGCAGAAGTTGAGCAGTACCACACAACAAATCTGATTACAGGTTTGCCACGTGTTATTAAAATTTCTGTGCGCAATCTTGATCCGGTATGGACAGTAGCGTTAGACAGTGCTGTAGCACGTTACAACGCATTAGGCATGAGGTTAAGATTTAAAAGAGTTGCAGGTATTGCAAAATCTGACATTGACCTGATTGGTGCTGATCTTGGTGGTGGTGGCGTATTAGGCCGCTCTTCAGGTTTTCCTGATGTAAACGGAGATACTCCTGACACCATTACCATCAACAACCGCGCAGGTACCTTTGGTACAAACCCAAGTGTGCAGTGGCTTACAACAATTGTTGCACATGAAATTGGCCACACAATTGGTTTCCGCCATACAGACTATGCCAACAGAAACTATAGCTGTGGTTTCTCTTTCCCACGTAATGAGGGTGATGCAGGTGTTGGCGCAATCTGGATTCCAGGTACACCAACAGCTCCACAGGATCCAGGCAGTTGGATGCTCGCCTGTACAGATGGCACAGACCGTCCGTTCAATGTGAATGATATCATTGCACTCAATTATCTATACTTGTAG